The DNA segment GTTGAGCAGGAGATGCTGCCCTAAAGTCTGAGTCTCCGTTCCCGACAGCACGAAACGTCTTTAGTCAATGCCGATTGCCCACCTTTATTCAAATATTACGAATCAGAATTTGTGACAAAATCCCCTGCTGCCCGACCAGTAGTTCTCGTAGCAAGCTGATCAATCCGACCCAGATAACAGGCGTGACATCTACGCCCCCGATTGGTGCGACCACCCGGCGGGTAGGAACTAACACAGGTTCTGTTGGCCAAGCAATCAGAAGCCAGACTCCACGGCTCATGTCCACCTGCGGATACCAGGTGAGCACAATGCGAAATAAAAACGCAAGAGTCCAGACGGCTAGCAACAGCCCAAGTACAAGGTGAGCAACCGGTAAAACCTTAAGCAATAGCTGTGTCAGCATCACAAACCTCAAAGCAATCAAGCCTTCATCGTAGAAACTGGACTTGGATCACTAGGATCGCTCCGGCCTCGATTTAGACGGCGACACCGCTATGACCTCCTCTCTCTCAAATTTTCTGAGCAGCCTCCTCTGGGGATCTGTAATCGTTGTTGTGCCTGCCACCATCGCGCTGATTCTGGTGAGCCAGGCTGACCGCGTCGATCGCAAGCTTTAAACCAACAGCTGCTATTGTTCGTAGACTGGGGCTCAAGTGGGAGCGCACTTTGGTTAACGCCAGTCTCAATTGGGCCAGCATTGTCGGGATTGTGTTGGCTATTGGTGGCGCCCTGCTTTATTTCATGCGCTCCTTCAAGCCTGCGCTAGCGAGGGATTACGACGTCTTCTTTGCAGCGATTGGACTTCTGTGCGGAGGAATTCTGTTCTTTCAAGGCTGGCGC comes from the Synechococcus sp. M16CYN genome and includes:
- a CDS encoding YggT family protein, which translates into the protein MLTQLLLKVLPVAHLVLGLLLAVWTLAFLFRIVLTWYPQVDMSRGVWLLIAWPTEPVLVPTRRVVAPIGGVDVTPVIWVGLISLLRELLVGQQGILSQILIRNI
- the psbX gene encoding photosystem II reaction center protein PsbX; this translates as MTSSLSNFLSSLLWGSVIVVVPATIALILVSQADRVDRKL